Proteins encoded together in one Streptomyces sp. NBC_01216 window:
- a CDS encoding PP2C family protein-serine/threonine phosphatase, whose translation MPSPLFADRPAHPPEPGTVDALISQTRRLRGDVDAVRRDSVLDEDDPQNRWQRALCDLAVHQLDDLGAHLDQLRAGLPDDPPATPGAAYGGGAPRVARARAGSLLSRVGSAEWNLLTDEVSWSPELYQIFGRTQESGPMSLDELPSLVFAEDESVLQAMVTDCLIDGKPIDGEFRIVRTDGRVRTLHMTGEPVLDADGCTASMWAVLRDVSELRRSERAVRESRDSLRHRRHLEHTERRVAVELQEAVLPPWRGSLSFAHDGPGAPLDVSGHYLPAASTGLIGGDWYDALALPDGDALLTVGDLTGHGVSATSAMAMLLGALRGMAVAGIRPGALMEHLNRLLETSGQPALGSAMCCRYDPSRQVLSWAQAGHPAPLLFRDGTGRVLPRPDGVLLGATTGASYGEADIRLLPGDLLLLHTDGLTRGSHPDDSGTRRLLELAPRLAEARDAQDCVRSVVESFGETPREDDACVMAVRVGG comes from the coding sequence ATGCCGTCCCCTCTCTTCGCGGATCGTCCCGCCCACCCGCCGGAGCCCGGCACCGTGGACGCGTTGATCTCACAGACGCGCCGTCTGCGCGGAGACGTGGACGCCGTACGCCGGGACTCCGTCCTGGACGAGGACGACCCGCAGAACCGCTGGCAGCGCGCGCTGTGCGATCTGGCCGTGCATCAACTCGACGACCTCGGCGCCCATCTCGACCAGCTCCGGGCCGGTCTGCCCGACGACCCTCCGGCCACGCCCGGGGCCGCGTACGGCGGTGGCGCTCCCCGCGTCGCGCGGGCCCGTGCCGGTTCGCTGCTCAGCCGGGTCGGCAGCGCCGAGTGGAACCTGCTGACCGACGAGGTCAGCTGGTCGCCGGAGCTGTACCAGATCTTCGGCCGCACGCAGGAGAGCGGCCCGATGTCGCTCGACGAACTTCCGTCCCTGGTCTTCGCCGAGGACGAATCCGTCCTCCAGGCGATGGTGACCGACTGTCTCATCGACGGAAAACCGATCGACGGCGAGTTCCGGATCGTTCGCACCGACGGCCGGGTACGCACACTGCACATGACGGGGGAGCCCGTCCTCGACGCCGACGGGTGCACCGCCTCCATGTGGGCCGTGTTACGCGACGTCAGCGAGTTGCGCCGCAGCGAGCGCGCGGTCCGCGAATCCCGCGACTCCCTCCGGCACCGACGCCATCTGGAGCACACCGAGCGGCGTGTCGCCGTCGAGCTGCAGGAGGCCGTACTCCCGCCGTGGCGCGGTTCGCTGAGCTTCGCCCATGACGGTCCCGGGGCGCCGCTCGACGTGTCCGGACACTACCTGCCGGCGGCGAGCACCGGTCTGATCGGCGGCGACTGGTACGACGCGCTGGCGCTTCCCGACGGGGACGCGCTGCTGACGGTCGGTGACCTCACGGGGCACGGCGTGTCGGCCACGTCCGCCATGGCGATGCTCCTCGGCGCGCTGCGTGGCATGGCCGTCGCCGGGATTCGTCCGGGGGCGCTGATGGAACACCTCAACCGCCTGCTCGAGACCTCCGGGCAGCCGGCGCTGGGCAGCGCGATGTGCTGCCGCTATGACCCGTCGCGCCAAGTGCTCTCCTGGGCGCAGGCGGGGCACCCCGCCCCGCTGCTCTTCCGCGACGGGACGGGGCGGGTACTGCCCCGGCCGGACGGCGTGCTGCTCGGCGCGACGACCGGAGCCTCCTACGGGGAGGCCGACATCCGGCTGCTCCCGGGAGACCTTCTCCTGCTGCACACCGACGGGTTGACCCGCGGCAGTCATCCGGACGATTCGGGTACGCGGCGTCTGCTGGAGCTGGCGCCCCGGCTGGCGGAAGCCCGGGACGCGCAGGACTGCGTACGGTCGGTGGTCGAGTCGTTCGGCGAGACGCCGCGCGAGGACGACGCCTGTGTGATGGCGGTCAGGGTCGGCGGGTAG
- a CDS encoding GNAT family N-acetyltransferase, translated as MATSSASAAEHRATATVVTERLLLRPVRSGDVPAVTRLWTDPEVRRHLGGPVAAQVVRIRQRRVVGAPGVHAVVRAADGALLGLVTVEPEARNGETEVSYQFLPEHWGQGYAREAVAAAVARALEDTPGVVAVTQEANHRSRRLLEAVGLTHAKSFVEFDAHQVLYRRRV; from the coding sequence ATGGCTACCTCCTCCGCGTCGGCCGCGGAACACCGCGCCACGGCGACCGTCGTCACCGAGCGGTTGCTGCTGCGGCCGGTCCGTTCCGGCGACGTGCCGGCCGTCACGCGGCTGTGGACCGACCCCGAGGTGCGGCGGCACCTGGGCGGACCCGTCGCCGCGCAGGTCGTACGGATCCGGCAGCGGCGCGTCGTCGGCGCGCCGGGTGTCCACGCGGTCGTGCGGGCCGCGGACGGAGCGTTGCTCGGGCTGGTGACCGTGGAGCCGGAAGCGCGGAACGGGGAGACCGAGGTCTCCTACCAGTTCCTACCCGAGCACTGGGGGCAGGGGTACGCCCGGGAGGCGGTCGCCGCCGCCGTGGCCCGGGCGCTGGAGGACACGCCCGGGGTCGTGGCGGTGACACAGGAGGCGAACCACCGGTCGCGACGGCTCCTGGAAGCCGTCGGTCTGACCCATGCCAAGTCCTTCGTGGAGTTCGACGCCCACCAGGTGCTCTACCGCAGGCGAGTCTGA
- a CDS encoding YdeI/OmpD-associated family protein, with protein sequence MEQYEGLELITATKAEELEAWLESHHADTPGVWLRIAKKGKGGESLTIPEVLDCMLCYGWIDATRKGGDGVYYFQKYTPRRARSLWSMVNVRKVEALEAAGRMRGPGLREVQAAKDDGRWSSAYPSQAEATVPDDLAAALAADERARTFYETLGRTDQYMVILRLWQARTPKGRADRLERMVARLAAGEKVR encoded by the coding sequence GTGGAGCAGTACGAGGGGCTCGAACTCATCACCGCCACGAAGGCCGAAGAGCTGGAGGCGTGGCTGGAAAGCCACCATGCCGACACGCCCGGCGTCTGGCTGCGGATCGCCAAGAAGGGCAAGGGGGGCGAGTCGCTGACGATTCCGGAAGTGCTCGACTGCATGCTCTGCTATGGCTGGATCGACGCGACCCGCAAGGGCGGTGACGGGGTCTACTACTTCCAGAAGTACACTCCGCGCCGGGCACGGAGCCTGTGGTCGATGGTGAACGTCCGCAAGGTCGAGGCGCTCGAGGCGGCGGGCCGGATGCGCGGACCGGGGCTCAGGGAGGTCCAGGCGGCGAAGGACGACGGGCGCTGGTCCTCGGCCTACCCCTCCCAGGCCGAGGCGACCGTGCCGGACGACCTGGCGGCCGCGCTGGCGGCGGACGAGCGGGCGCGGACCTTCTACGAGACGCTCGGCAGGACGGACCAGTACATGGTGATCCTGCGCCTGTGGCAGGCACGCACGCCGAAGGGCCGGGCGGACCGCCTGGAGCGGATGGTGGCACGTCTCGCGGCGGGCGAGAAGGTGCGCTGA
- a CDS encoding DUF805 domain-containing protein → MNWYLDVLKKYAVFSGRARRKEFWMFVLFSFIASVVLSIVDSAIGMQLLGTIYFLAILIPSLAVTARRLHDTGRSGWWMLIGLIPLVGFIVLVVFCASEGDQQENAHGPNPKLAPAY, encoded by the coding sequence GTGAACTGGTACCTCGACGTTCTCAAGAAGTACGCGGTATTCAGCGGCCGTGCGCGCCGCAAGGAATTCTGGATGTTCGTGCTGTTCAGCTTCATCGCCTCGGTCGTCCTGTCGATCGTCGACAGCGCGATCGGCATGCAGCTGCTGGGCACCATCTACTTCCTGGCGATCCTCATCCCGAGCCTGGCGGTCACCGCCCGTCGCCTGCACGACACGGGCCGCTCGGGCTGGTGGATGCTCATCGGTCTGATCCCGCTCGTCGGCTTCATCGTCCTCGTGGTGTTCTGCGCGAGCGAAGGTGACCAGCAGGAGAACGCCCACGGACCGAACCCGAAGTTGGCCCCGGCGTACTGA
- a CDS encoding SPW repeat protein — protein MADVSHRPGDISGHPDASEMRERYSRVLQTRGVAAVEELVILAGIYAAVSAWTVHFAAAKPELAISNLIVGIALAGLGLCMSMAPARSQDLNFVVLLLGAWLIVSPWVVSRDAGTGAILSNVITGACVCLFALTAGGLLMSKSGKSG, from the coding sequence ATGGCCGACGTCTCTCACCGTCCTGGTGATATCTCGGGACACCCCGACGCATCGGAAATGCGCGAGCGCTACTCACGTGTACTCCAGACCCGAGGTGTCGCGGCGGTCGAAGAGCTGGTGATCCTCGCCGGCATCTACGCCGCGGTCTCCGCATGGACGGTTCACTTCGCAGCCGCCAAACCCGAACTCGCGATCAGCAACCTCATCGTCGGCATCGCCCTCGCCGGCCTGGGCCTGTGCATGTCGATGGCCCCCGCCCGCTCCCAGGACCTGAACTTCGTCGTCCTGCTGCTCGGCGCGTGGCTCATCGTCTCGCCCTGGGTGGTCTCCCGGGACGCCGGCACCGGCGCGATCCTGAGCAACGTCATCACCGGCGCGTGCGTCTGTCTCTTCGCCCTCACGGCGGGCGGCCTCCTCATGAGCAAGTCGGGCAAGTCGGGCTGA
- a CDS encoding VOC family protein — protein sequence MSVTLDHTVVHARDKHRSALFLATILGVEVGAPFGPFVPLDLANRVTLDFYEDPELTLVPQHFAFLVPEGDFDTMIARLEAAGVTYFADPHHTEAGRVNHLFGGRGAYFADPDGHNMEIITHRYTRPAAG from the coding sequence ATGTCCGTCACGCTCGACCACACCGTCGTGCACGCCCGTGACAAGCACCGGTCAGCGCTGTTCCTCGCCACGATCCTGGGCGTGGAGGTCGGCGCCCCCTTCGGCCCGTTCGTACCCCTGGACCTCGCCAACCGGGTGACCCTCGACTTCTACGAGGATCCGGAACTCACCCTCGTCCCCCAGCACTTCGCCTTCCTGGTGCCGGAGGGGGATTTCGACACCATGATCGCCCGGCTGGAGGCGGCCGGGGTGACGTACTTCGCGGATCCGCACCACACCGAGGCGGGCCGGGTGAACCACCTCTTCGGCGGCCGGGGCGCCTACTTCGCCGACCCGGACGGACACAACATGGAGATCATCACTCACCGGTACACGCGCCCCGCCGCGGGCTGA
- a CDS encoding cupin domain-containing protein, whose amino-acid sequence MSGIVSRSFDSADETRPFEDGKGRLDLLTTQLGAVGRAVFEPGWKWSEHVKPIAGTESCQASHVGYVVSGRMKVVMDDGESAELGPGDFMAVTPGHDAWVLGDEPCVALDWAGFGDYAVRPDA is encoded by the coding sequence ATGAGCGGAATCGTGTCCAGGAGCTTCGACTCCGCGGATGAGACCCGCCCGTTCGAGGACGGGAAGGGGCGGCTGGACCTCCTGACCACCCAACTCGGCGCCGTCGGCCGTGCCGTGTTCGAACCGGGCTGGAAGTGGTCCGAGCACGTCAAGCCGATCGCCGGCACCGAAAGCTGCCAGGCGTCCCACGTCGGATACGTCGTCAGCGGACGGATGAAGGTCGTCATGGACGACGGCGAGTCGGCCGAACTCGGTCCGGGCGACTTCATGGCCGTGACGCCGGGTCACGACGCGTGGGTCCTCGGGGACGAACCCTGCGTGGCCCTGGACTGGGCGGGCTTCGGCGACTACGCCGTACGCCCGGACGCCTGA
- a CDS encoding GNAT family N-acetyltransferase, with the protein MPELVAPTARLHASWLEAHAEWLPGAHQDGAGMRLAQEDAFAAPEVFASWVGRLREQSDPARPLAEGWVRATHWWIVEDGAYMGAVDLRHWLNDFLLRAGGHVGYSVRPSARRRGLATWALGAVLPEARALGLERILVTCDDDNIASARTIERNGGVLEDTRRTEIGLKRRYWIAL; encoded by the coding sequence ATGCCCGAACTCGTCGCTCCCACGGCACGTCTCCACGCCTCGTGGCTCGAAGCCCACGCCGAGTGGCTCCCCGGAGCCCACCAGGACGGTGCGGGGATGCGGCTGGCCCAGGAGGACGCCTTCGCCGCCCCGGAGGTCTTCGCCTCCTGGGTGGGCCGCCTGCGGGAACAGTCCGACCCCGCCCGGCCGCTCGCGGAGGGCTGGGTGCGCGCCACGCACTGGTGGATCGTCGAGGACGGTGCGTACATGGGCGCCGTCGACCTGCGTCACTGGCTCAACGACTTCCTGCTGCGGGCCGGCGGGCACGTCGGCTACAGCGTCCGCCCCTCCGCCCGCCGGCGCGGCCTCGCGACGTGGGCGCTGGGCGCGGTGCTGCCCGAGGCCCGCGCCTTGGGGCTCGAACGGATCCTGGTGACCTGCGACGACGACAACATCGCCTCCGCGCGCACCATCGAGCGCAACGGCGGCGTCCTGGAGGACACGCGCCGGACGGAGATCGGCCTGAAGCGTCGTTACTGGATCGCGCTGTGA
- a CDS encoding type 1 glutamine amidotransferase domain-containing protein — MEVRRREETAVSFDGRRVLVITTNYGTEQDELEQPVATLHAAGARVTVAAQKDEPVRTLVSDRRPGDTVIPDGAYTELSADLFDAVVVPGGTLNADRLRTDVVAQRLVTEFADAGRTVAAICHGPWLLVDSGLVRGRRLTSYPSLRADLTNAGGTWQDRSVVVDDAGGFPLITSRRPADLEPFSDAIIRSLGGSPGEATPRVGT, encoded by the coding sequence ATGGAAGTCCGGCGACGAGAGGAGACGGCCGTGTCCTTCGACGGCAGACGGGTCCTCGTGATCACGACGAACTACGGCACCGAGCAGGACGAACTGGAGCAGCCGGTCGCCACGCTGCACGCGGCCGGTGCCCGGGTCACTGTCGCCGCCCAGAAGGACGAGCCGGTCCGGACCCTGGTGTCGGACCGGCGGCCGGGCGACACGGTGATCCCCGACGGCGCCTATACGGAGCTGTCCGCGGACTTGTTCGACGCGGTCGTCGTGCCGGGCGGCACCCTCAACGCGGACCGACTGCGCACCGACGTGGTGGCCCAGCGGCTGGTCACGGAGTTCGCCGACGCCGGCCGGACGGTCGCCGCCATCTGCCACGGGCCCTGGCTGCTCGTCGACAGCGGTCTGGTCCGGGGGCGGCGGCTGACCTCGTACCCGTCTCTCCGCGCGGACCTGACGAACGCGGGCGGCACCTGGCAGGACCGCAGTGTCGTCGTCGACGACGCGGGCGGATTCCCGTTGATCACCTCGCGGCGGCCGGCCGACCTCGAGCCCTTCAGCGACGCGATCATCCGGTCCCTCGGCGGGTCACCCGGCGAGGCGACACCGCGCGTAGGGACGTGA